The Archangium lipolyticum genome contains a region encoding:
- a CDS encoding protein kinase domain-containing protein: MSGDDLGMSGQEVQLRRSDGSLREEAGSEDSFLRRVLIAEPKHRLPEPGERLGGSDGRRYSVLEWMGRGGMGQVFRARDEVLHREVALKFLLSRSGQEEDALREARAVARLDHENIVRIFDVSEWYGTPGGPGLPFLVMECLEGESLAALLKRGTLEVGRSLDILEGITAGLAHAHERQLVHRDLKPSNVFLTRQGGVKLLDFGLSHLTLAGAGDAPHLPSSGTPAYMAPEQWRGEPQDARTDVWAAGVVLHEMLTGGLLHASDTLAGLRDWVISPEPVPPVRACRPEVPREVEALLATALAKDPARRFRSALELREELRELRARLRPEGEPSRTASPDRRQVTLVAILLSGLAQGNASLDAEDVSELETVFHGACAEVIERHGGSVAMSMGGEVLASFGSSRGREDDSERAVHAGLGLTRELRDTLRRELPHLPLAGLSVRAGIHTDLMAVGTRALQGEAPKVAAWLSRLAEPGGVVLGETSWKLVRGAFDTEPLGSHLFEGLSGPVRLEVHRVLREREGDSRFTRALGAVRLSPLVGRERELERLEALWEQARSGRGAFVLVSGEAGIGKSRLIQALCERVAPESPLLLRVQCWSRFSTHALHPVIGLLQNVARFGMEASPPRSMRELEERLRPMGLSREDTHLLGLLLALPVPEDSPVLQLTPEERKEKTFETLVRVMLSGACRQTPTLLVVEDLHWADSGLLEFLGFLLERVGEARLLVVLSTRPELQPRWPQWPWFHRLALERLPAGLAAMLAKEVARERSLPEETVQRLVSRTDGIPLFIEEMTRMVLEGGAEASIPVTLHELLLARLDLLPSRQKALAQLCAVVGRDFSRALLAALTGREDTSLERELLGLMEAGLLQEETGAGGEPGYQFRHVLIQEAAWQSLPRHVRRQHHRHIARVLEERFPEVGKTRPQVLAQHYMEAGEAGPAIRYGVRAGQLASQRSAFVEAKHQLEQALKLLPYLTDDRQRLLEELNLLSALSIPLTHLHRFDSPELERLFSRIRELFRKLGEELPRTELSYWAPLAFAYARAEFGRVWELAGMFADVGERQHSPELCSVGHRMMGTCLFTWGQPRAALMHIERAVASVPLELEQLERMALQHGCEPRTAALAFGSVIESVLGECAQARQHGGEALELAGRVRHPHTQAYAMTYVALACQVRHDVRDCLKWAERAAELSREQDYKVWWLWSRILTGWCWSEQGRTREGSEVIREAFVLWRGQGIRGGMAYNLGLLAESLWRLGRGREGLEVAHEALEVMKTLGEHAGEPELHRVRGELLRLEGKEHEAGRAFLQAIEVARHQEAGLLELRATVGLSRLLRDHGRRKVARRLLSRAYARSRAGGDSVDLWEARMLLDALQAGGPELAHQPSRT; the protein is encoded by the coding sequence ATGAGCGGGGACGACTTGGGGATGTCCGGGCAGGAGGTTCAGCTCAGGAGGTCGGACGGCTCCCTCCGCGAGGAGGCTGGGTCCGAGGACTCGTTCCTGAGGCGGGTGCTCATCGCCGAGCCGAAGCACCGGCTGCCAGAGCCCGGGGAGCGGCTCGGGGGCTCGGATGGCCGCCGGTACAGCGTCCTGGAGTGGATGGGGAGAGGCGGGATGGGGCAGGTGTTCCGCGCGCGCGACGAGGTGCTGCACCGCGAGGTGGCGCTCAAGTTCCTCCTGTCCCGCTCGGGCCAGGAGGAGGATGCGCTGCGGGAAGCGCGGGCGGTGGCGAGGCTGGACCACGAGAACATCGTCCGCATCTTCGACGTGTCCGAGTGGTACGGGACCCCCGGGGGACCGGGCCTTCCCTTCCTGGTGATGGAGTGTCTGGAGGGCGAGTCGCTCGCCGCGTTGTTGAAGCGGGGCACGCTGGAGGTCGGGCGCTCGCTGGACATCCTGGAGGGCATCACCGCGGGCCTGGCGCACGCGCACGAGCGGCAGCTCGTCCACCGCGATCTCAAGCCCAGCAACGTCTTCCTCACGCGGCAGGGCGGGGTGAAGCTGCTCGACTTCGGCCTGTCGCACCTCACGCTGGCCGGTGCCGGGGACGCGCCGCACCTGCCCTCCTCGGGAACGCCGGCCTACATGGCGCCGGAGCAGTGGCGGGGCGAGCCCCAGGATGCGCGCACGGATGTCTGGGCGGCGGGGGTGGTGCTCCACGAGATGCTGACCGGCGGGCTGCTCCACGCGAGTGACACGCTCGCCGGGCTGCGTGACTGGGTGATTTCTCCCGAGCCGGTGCCTCCGGTGCGGGCGTGCCGGCCGGAGGTGCCTCGGGAAGTGGAGGCGCTGCTGGCCACGGCACTCGCCAAGGACCCGGCGCGGCGCTTCCGCTCGGCGCTGGAGCTGCGCGAGGAGCTGCGCGAGCTGAGGGCCCGGCTCCGCCCCGAGGGCGAGCCGTCGCGGACCGCCTCGCCCGATCGCCGGCAGGTGACGCTGGTGGCCATCCTCCTGTCGGGACTCGCCCAGGGGAACGCGTCGCTCGACGCCGAGGACGTGAGCGAGCTGGAGACGGTCTTCCACGGGGCCTGCGCGGAGGTCATCGAGCGGCATGGCGGCTCCGTGGCGATGTCGATGGGAGGCGAGGTGCTCGCGAGCTTCGGCTCCTCGCGAGGACGGGAGGACGACTCGGAGCGCGCGGTGCATGCCGGGCTGGGCCTCACCCGGGAGCTGCGCGACACCCTGCGGCGCGAGCTGCCGCACCTGCCGCTCGCGGGCCTGTCGGTGCGGGCCGGCATCCACACGGACCTGATGGCGGTGGGGACGCGCGCGTTGCAGGGCGAGGCGCCGAAGGTGGCCGCGTGGCTCTCCCGCCTGGCGGAGCCCGGAGGCGTCGTCCTCGGCGAGACGTCCTGGAAGCTCGTGCGCGGGGCCTTCGACACCGAGCCGCTCGGCTCCCACCTCTTCGAGGGGCTGTCGGGGCCCGTGCGGCTCGAGGTCCACCGCGTGCTGCGCGAGCGGGAGGGGGACTCGCGGTTCACCCGGGCACTCGGGGCCGTGCGCCTGTCGCCGCTGGTGGGACGGGAGCGGGAGCTGGAGCGGCTCGAGGCGCTGTGGGAGCAGGCCCGGAGCGGGCGGGGCGCCTTCGTGCTGGTGAGCGGCGAGGCGGGCATCGGCAAGTCCCGCCTCATCCAGGCGCTGTGCGAGCGGGTGGCGCCAGAGTCACCCCTGCTGCTGCGCGTGCAGTGCTGGTCCCGGTTCAGCACGCACGCCCTGCACCCGGTCATCGGGCTGCTCCAGAACGTGGCGCGCTTCGGAATGGAGGCGTCTCCTCCGCGGAGCATGCGCGAGCTGGAGGAGCGGCTCCGGCCGATGGGTCTGTCCCGGGAGGACACGCACCTGCTGGGGCTGCTGCTGGCGCTGCCCGTGCCCGAGGACTCGCCCGTCCTTCAGCTCACGCCCGAGGAGCGCAAGGAGAAGACCTTCGAGACGCTGGTACGCGTCATGTTGAGTGGCGCTTGCCGTCAGACACCGACGCTGCTGGTCGTGGAGGATCTGCACTGGGCCGACTCCGGCCTGCTCGAGTTCCTGGGCTTCCTCCTGGAGCGCGTGGGTGAGGCGCGGCTCCTCGTCGTCCTCAGCACCCGACCGGAGCTCCAGCCGCGCTGGCCCCAGTGGCCGTGGTTCCACCGGCTCGCGTTGGAGCGGCTGCCGGCGGGGCTCGCGGCGATGCTGGCGAAGGAGGTGGCCCGGGAGCGCTCGCTGCCAGAGGAGACGGTGCAACGGCTGGTGAGCAGGACGGATGGCATCCCGCTCTTCATCGAGGAGATGACGCGCATGGTGCTGGAGGGCGGGGCGGAGGCGTCCATCCCGGTCACCCTGCACGAGTTGTTGCTGGCGCGGTTGGACCTGCTGCCCTCGCGCCAGAAGGCACTGGCCCAGCTGTGCGCCGTGGTGGGGCGCGACTTCTCGCGGGCCCTGCTGGCGGCGCTGACGGGGCGGGAGGACACCTCGCTGGAACGCGAGCTCCTGGGGTTGATGGAGGCGGGACTGCTCCAAGAGGAGACGGGGGCGGGTGGCGAGCCCGGGTACCAGTTCCGGCACGTGCTCATCCAGGAGGCGGCGTGGCAATCCCTTCCACGCCATGTCCGCAGGCAGCACCACCGGCACATCGCACGGGTCCTGGAGGAGCGCTTCCCCGAGGTGGGGAAGACGCGGCCGCAGGTGCTCGCCCAACATTACATGGAAGCGGGAGAGGCCGGTCCGGCCATCCGCTACGGTGTCCGGGCCGGACAGCTCGCCAGCCAGCGCTCGGCGTTCGTGGAGGCGAAGCACCAGCTCGAACAGGCGCTCAAGCTGTTGCCGTACCTGACGGATGACCGCCAGCGCCTGCTCGAGGAGCTGAATCTGCTGAGCGCGCTGTCCATTCCGCTGACGCACCTGCATCGCTTCGACTCGCCCGAGCTGGAACGGCTCTTCTCCCGGATCCGCGAGCTCTTCAGGAAGCTGGGCGAGGAACTGCCGCGAACGGAGCTGTCCTACTGGGCGCCCCTCGCCTTCGCGTATGCGCGGGCGGAGTTCGGGCGCGTCTGGGAGCTGGCGGGCATGTTCGCGGACGTGGGAGAGCGCCAGCACAGCCCGGAGCTGTGCTCGGTGGGCCACCGGATGATGGGCACCTGCCTCTTCACCTGGGGGCAGCCGAGGGCGGCCCTGATGCACATCGAGCGCGCCGTGGCCTCGGTGCCTCTGGAGCTCGAGCAGCTCGAGCGGATGGCCCTCCAGCACGGATGCGAACCGAGGACCGCGGCGCTGGCCTTCGGGTCCGTCATCGAGTCTGTCCTCGGCGAGTGCGCGCAGGCCCGCCAGCATGGCGGCGAAGCGCTGGAGCTGGCCGGACGCGTCCGCCATCCCCATACCCAGGCGTATGCGATGACCTACGTCGCCCTGGCCTGTCAGGTCCGCCATGACGTGCGGGACTGCCTGAAGTGGGCGGAGCGGGCCGCGGAACTCTCCCGGGAGCAGGACTACAAGGTCTGGTGGCTCTGGTCGAGGATCCTCACGGGATGGTGCTGGTCCGAGCAGGGAAGGACCCGGGAGGGGAGCGAGGTCATTCGTGAGGCGTTCGTGCTCTGGAGGGGGCAGGGGATTCGAGGAGGGATGGCCTACAACCTGGGGCTGCTCGCGGAGAGCCTCTGGCGGCTGGGACGGGGGCGGGAGGGGCTGGAGGTGGCGCACGAGGCGCTGGAGGTGATGAAGACCCTTGGGGAGCATGCAGGAGAGCCGGAGTTGCACCGCGTGCGGGGCGAGCTGCTGCGGCTGGAGGGGAAGGAGCATGAGGCGGGGCGGGCCTTCCTCCAGGCCATCGAGGTCGCGCGCCATCAGGAGGCCGGGCTCCTGGAGCTGCGCGCGACGGTGGGGCTGAGCCGCCTGCTGCGGGACCATGGCCGGCGGAAGGTGGCGAGACGTCTGCTGTCACGGGCCTACGCGCGGTCCAGGGCGGGCGGGGATTCGGTCGACCTCTGGGAGGCGCGGATGCTCCTGGATGCACTCCAGGCAGGCGGACCGGAGCTGGCGCACCAGCCCTCCCGGACATAG
- a CDS encoding glutathione S-transferase family protein, with translation MLLDGEWRTDWYAPDEAGRFVRPRTRFHDRVSASGEGRFPAEAGRYHLYVSYACPWASRTLIIRKLKGLDGAVGVTVADPRMGRDGWRFGGCYPRANEDKLNGTHFLRELYQRADPHYSGRVTVPILWDARERTIVNNESRELLRMLDTEFDAFAEHPVTLWPEGLRDQVDATIDALYEPVNNGVYKAGFATSQGAYELACRELFSALEHWEGVLDRQRYLCGEVLTEADICFYTTLVRFDLVYYSHFKCNLSRLQDYPNLWNYLLDLYQTPGFAETTNVDHIKVHYYWSQDTVNPSRIIPMGPAVDLLAPHNRDRLGPRMLAPAPGITRH, from the coding sequence ATGTTGCTGGACGGAGAGTGGCGTACGGACTGGTACGCCCCGGACGAGGCCGGACGCTTCGTGCGTCCACGAACGCGCTTCCATGACAGGGTCTCGGCGAGCGGAGAAGGACGCTTCCCGGCGGAAGCGGGCCGCTATCACCTGTATGTCTCGTATGCCTGCCCGTGGGCGTCGCGCACGCTCATCATCCGCAAGCTGAAGGGGCTGGATGGGGCGGTGGGCGTCACGGTGGCGGACCCGAGGATGGGGCGCGACGGGTGGCGCTTCGGGGGCTGCTATCCGCGCGCGAACGAGGACAAGCTCAACGGCACGCACTTCCTGCGCGAGCTGTACCAGCGGGCGGACCCGCACTACTCGGGGCGGGTGACGGTGCCGATCCTCTGGGACGCGCGCGAGCGGACCATCGTGAACAACGAATCGCGCGAGCTGTTGCGGATGCTGGACACCGAGTTCGACGCGTTCGCCGAGCATCCGGTGACGCTGTGGCCGGAGGGGCTGCGCGACCAGGTGGACGCCACCATCGACGCGCTCTACGAGCCGGTGAACAACGGGGTCTACAAGGCGGGCTTCGCGACGAGCCAGGGGGCGTACGAGCTGGCATGCCGTGAGCTGTTCTCCGCGCTGGAGCACTGGGAGGGGGTGCTGGACCGGCAGCGCTACCTGTGCGGCGAGGTGCTCACGGAGGCGGACATCTGCTTCTACACGACGCTGGTGCGCTTCGACCTGGTCTACTACTCGCACTTCAAGTGCAACCTGTCGCGGCTCCAGGACTACCCCAACCTGTGGAACTACCTGTTGGACCTGTACCAGACGCCCGGCTTCGCGGAGACGACGAACGTCGACCACATCAAGGTGCACTACTACTGGAGCCAGGACACGGTGAACCCCTCGCGCATCATCCCGATGGGGCCGGCGGTGGACCTGTTGGCGCCGCACAACCGGGACCGGCTGGGCCCGAGGATGTTGGCACCGGCACCGGGAATCACGCGCCACTGA
- a CDS encoding TolB-like translocation protein, which produces MRTRHISHQFPTLMNFRALLTSALLLPACAAQRASTAPTPETTASTAPSAQGVTAAPPTGLQREAGPIGTPHPIVLQTAATDGRWVVACQAREDTDGDGKLEVRYGQHGDTRGDALAPYLFLEPGEGERLDDFLTADPTDRYLVVVRGGSLRLLDTYTRADTELAAPGTFPESKAPRSALPVSFSRDGKHLLLVVLSGQDKKATAFLINLADGSRREVGHGPGVLGEASLDPEGRWVMFGVLTQDTNGDGQLTWPQLKTSLAPRGCRGPILSYGQYGYTGDMPSYVFTRVSGGPLVPSDDMLLPVGDWGLRQGEQGALLVEDASGQRTEWVPASCGARIIHVDLEHQQLLVTCTAQGNALELHGARVHQPLGLSVEPPSQRNGLSVEPTRLYPVTPMAPAQNQSLVDLATRTVHPVPMPGEVHYTDGTRALVVQAAETGAPKKLWFLDVATGEKRELGPVEGYGIQAAGNLVSIQGALVDLSKGQLLGKVDGRLEVLDTQGRTLRTGSLGGRVAPVGPLQWTPAVQPGGQQ; this is translated from the coding sequence TTGCGTACGAGACACATCTCCCATCAATTTCCCACCCTCATGAACTTCCGCGCGCTGCTCACTTCCGCCCTCCTCCTGCCCGCCTGCGCGGCGCAGAGAGCCTCGACCGCCCCCACTCCCGAGACGACAGCGTCAACCGCCCCGTCCGCTCAGGGAGTCACCGCCGCGCCTCCGACCGGCCTTCAACGCGAGGCGGGGCCCATCGGCACGCCCCATCCCATCGTCCTCCAGACCGCCGCCACGGACGGGCGCTGGGTGGTCGCTTGCCAGGCACGCGAGGACACGGATGGGGACGGGAAGCTCGAGGTCCGTTACGGCCAGCACGGGGACACCCGCGGTGACGCACTCGCGCCCTATCTGTTCCTCGAACCGGGCGAAGGCGAGCGGCTCGACGACTTCCTCACCGCGGACCCCACCGACCGCTACCTCGTGGTGGTCCGCGGCGGTTCACTCCGGCTGCTCGACACGTACACGCGCGCCGACACCGAGCTGGCCGCGCCGGGCACCTTCCCCGAGAGCAAGGCCCCGCGCTCGGCCCTGCCCGTCTCCTTCTCGCGGGATGGCAAGCACCTGCTCCTGGTGGTGCTGAGCGGACAGGACAAGAAGGCCACGGCCTTCCTCATCAACCTGGCGGATGGGAGCCGGCGGGAGGTGGGGCACGGCCCTGGAGTGCTGGGCGAGGCCTCGCTCGACCCCGAGGGCCGATGGGTGATGTTCGGTGTGCTCACGCAGGACACCAATGGCGATGGACAGCTGACGTGGCCCCAGCTGAAGACGTCACTCGCCCCCCGGGGCTGCCGGGGTCCCATCCTCTCGTATGGCCAGTACGGCTATACGGGAGACATGCCCTCCTATGTCTTCACCCGGGTGAGCGGTGGCCCGCTCGTGCCGTCGGACGACATGCTCCTGCCCGTGGGAGATTGGGGGCTCCGCCAGGGCGAGCAGGGCGCGCTGCTCGTCGAGGACGCCTCGGGCCAGCGCACCGAGTGGGTGCCCGCGAGCTGCGGCGCCCGGATCATCCATGTGGACCTCGAGCATCAGCAGCTCCTGGTGACCTGCACCGCCCAGGGCAACGCGCTCGAGTTGCACGGCGCCCGGGTGCACCAGCCCCTCGGCCTGTCCGTCGAGCCGCCCTCCCAGCGCAACGGGCTCTCCGTGGAGCCCACCCGTCTGTACCCTGTCACTCCCATGGCCCCGGCCCAGAACCAGAGCCTGGTGGATCTGGCGACGCGCACCGTGCACCCGGTGCCCATGCCGGGAGAGGTGCACTACACCGATGGAACCCGCGCCCTGGTGGTCCAGGCCGCCGAGACCGGCGCCCCCAAGAAGTTGTGGTTCCTGGATGTCGCCACCGGAGAGAAGCGGGAGCTGGGCCCCGTGGAGGGTTACGGAATCCAGGCCGCGGGGAACCTCGTCTCCATCCAGGGCGCGCTGGTGGACCTGAGCAAAGGACAGCTCCTCGGGAAGGTCGACGGCCGCCTCGAGGTGCTCGACACGCAGGGACGCACGCTGCGCACCGGAAGCCTGGGGGGGCGAGTGGCGCCGGTCGGGCCCCTCCAATGGACGCCCGCGGTGCAACCGGGCGGGCAGCAGTAG
- a CDS encoding AsmA family protein: protein MSEQQPKKKRWPYVLGGIVLFLVLVVAVALWRLDAFLLQTARTEAAKYSQQLGRPVTIGDISTKLVPYLGVKVEDVGVGAAEGEQVPLAELKRVDVSVALWPALTSRGKDIQVKNAEVNGLTVNVVRLPDGTTNVSRLQEKLAQQQPQEEEPPAEEKPTDLSGVRVDRAALTDAIIRFIDQSGGAQARELAISDLDIEVKDLRAGQPLEVALHAAVLAQQQNLHVTVKTAPLPASLIPVPERVVLKAEPIDLSPLGPFLGPDVGLQAGKVQADWTADLGAAVPGGNGPTNLKGGLRAEGLRFAGAEGGKALDVVLDTDVTGDMKTGDLTLQKLLMELGPARLTGKGQVKGLLTETPAMQDFELVGQNLDPAVLAEYYPPLRKQLANQVAGPIGLVVRGGGTQQSQALTAEVDLTPVRLRIPEQLSKEAGTPMRLTARLTGAAASGGALRFDAKADLAGVDMRPGLLLDKRPGQTFTVDTAGTYQPESGKRPMKVDLSRLNVALLDSTLAGTASVALAGQGAKQTTTFALALKSPRLNADELLMTDEEIASVTGGAPVEEEGPEDPKRFNGMRGDMLFEIGALRMNEMDLSNMVAELKMVDDLITVERFTTGIYGGTVSAGGSSVRLGPEPAQRPFELKAEVRGMDVAQAMSKRVPKKVLDGKFDGQLNLTGVGYEMESLKQRLGGAIQGNLLGGAFSGIDIPAAVSGPLVKALPFAGKVLTDEGVTQLAEQLPFGVTIKNGVAQLSKPITWTRPDVAMSFDGGIGLDGTLDLAGTVNLGPPLVQRMTLGKAVPTEPLPVAVKLTGKAWSPQVTGLDVKPAVTAIAKMAAATAATELLGEKGKTVGKVITGGADAAKEAARAEAEKRQREAEERARQEAEAARKRAEEEAKKRLKGIFKK, encoded by the coding sequence ATGTCCGAACAGCAGCCGAAGAAGAAGCGCTGGCCCTATGTCCTGGGCGGCATCGTCCTGTTCCTGGTGTTGGTCGTGGCCGTCGCCCTGTGGCGGCTCGACGCCTTCCTGCTCCAGACCGCCCGCACGGAGGCCGCGAAGTACTCGCAGCAGCTCGGCCGGCCCGTGACGATTGGAGACATCTCCACCAAGCTCGTCCCCTATCTGGGCGTGAAGGTGGAGGACGTGGGGGTGGGCGCCGCCGAGGGTGAGCAGGTGCCCCTCGCGGAGCTGAAGCGGGTGGACGTGAGCGTGGCGCTCTGGCCCGCCCTCACCTCGCGCGGCAAGGACATCCAGGTGAAGAACGCCGAGGTGAACGGCCTCACCGTCAACGTCGTCCGGCTGCCGGACGGCACCACCAACGTCTCCCGGTTGCAGGAGAAGCTCGCCCAACAGCAACCCCAGGAAGAGGAGCCTCCCGCCGAGGAGAAGCCGACGGACCTGTCGGGCGTGCGCGTGGACCGGGCGGCGCTCACCGACGCCATCATCCGCTTCATCGACCAGAGCGGCGGGGCCCAGGCACGCGAGCTGGCCATCTCCGACCTCGACATCGAGGTGAAGGACCTGCGCGCGGGCCAGCCCCTGGAGGTGGCGCTCCACGCCGCGGTGCTGGCGCAGCAGCAGAACCTGCACGTGACGGTGAAGACGGCGCCGCTGCCGGCCTCGCTCATCCCGGTGCCCGAGCGCGTGGTGTTGAAGGCCGAGCCCATCGACCTCTCCCCGCTGGGGCCCTTCCTCGGGCCGGACGTGGGGCTGCAGGCGGGCAAGGTGCAGGCGGACTGGACGGCGGATCTGGGCGCGGCGGTGCCCGGCGGCAACGGGCCCACGAACCTCAAGGGCGGGCTGCGCGCGGAGGGCCTGCGCTTCGCGGGAGCCGAGGGCGGCAAGGCGCTCGACGTGGTGCTGGACACGGACGTGACGGGCGACATGAAGACGGGTGACCTCACGCTCCAGAAGCTGCTGATGGAGCTCGGCCCGGCGCGCCTCACCGGCAAGGGACAGGTGAAGGGACTGCTCACCGAGACGCCCGCGATGCAGGACTTCGAGCTGGTGGGGCAGAACCTGGACCCCGCGGTGCTGGCCGAGTACTACCCGCCGCTGCGCAAGCAGCTGGCCAACCAGGTGGCGGGCCCCATCGGGCTGGTGGTGAGGGGCGGAGGCACGCAGCAGTCGCAGGCGCTGACGGCGGAGGTGGACCTGACGCCGGTGCGGCTGCGCATCCCCGAGCAGCTCTCCAAGGAGGCGGGCACGCCCATGCGGCTGACGGCGCGGCTCACGGGCGCGGCGGCCAGCGGGGGCGCGCTGCGCTTCGACGCGAAGGCGGACCTGGCGGGCGTGGACATGCGGCCGGGGCTGCTGCTGGACAAGCGCCCCGGGCAGACGTTCACGGTGGACACTGCGGGCACGTACCAGCCGGAGAGTGGCAAGAGGCCGATGAAGGTGGACCTGAGCCGGCTGAACGTGGCGCTGCTGGACTCGACGCTGGCGGGGACGGCGTCGGTGGCGCTGGCGGGCCAGGGCGCGAAGCAGACGACGACGTTCGCCCTGGCGCTCAAGAGCCCCCGGCTGAACGCGGACGAGCTGTTGATGACGGACGAGGAGATCGCCTCCGTGACCGGCGGCGCGCCCGTGGAGGAGGAAGGGCCGGAGGATCCCAAGCGCTTCAACGGCATGCGCGGGGACATGCTCTTCGAGATTGGCGCGCTGCGGATGAACGAGATGGACCTGTCCAACATGGTGGCCGAGCTGAAGATGGTGGACGACCTCATCACGGTGGAGCGGTTCACCACGGGCATCTACGGCGGCACGGTGTCGGCGGGAGGGAGCTCGGTGCGGCTGGGGCCCGAGCCGGCGCAGCGGCCCTTCGAGCTGAAGGCGGAGGTGCGGGGCATGGACGTGGCGCAGGCGATGTCCAAGCGGGTGCCCAAGAAGGTGCTGGACGGGAAGTTCGACGGCCAGCTGAACCTGACGGGCGTGGGCTACGAGATGGAGAGCCTGAAGCAGCGGCTCGGCGGAGCCATCCAGGGCAACCTGCTGGGCGGGGCGTTCTCCGGAATAGACATCCCGGCGGCGGTGTCCGGGCCGTTGGTGAAGGCACTGCCCTTCGCGGGCAAGGTGCTGACGGACGAGGGCGTGACGCAGCTCGCGGAGCAGCTGCCGTTCGGGGTGACCATCAAGAACGGCGTGGCGCAGCTGTCCAAGCCGATCACCTGGACGCGGCCGGACGTGGCGATGAGCTTCGATGGAGGCATCGGGCTGGACGGGACGCTGGACCTGGCGGGGACGGTGAACCTCGGGCCGCCGCTGGTGCAGCGGATGACGCTGGGCAAGGCGGTGCCGACCGAGCCGCTGCCGGTGGCGGTGAAGCTGACGGGCAAGGCGTGGAGCCCGCAGGTGACGGGGCTGGACGTGAAGCCGGCGGTGACGGCGATCGCGAAGATGGCGGCGGCGACCGCGGCGACGGAGCTGCTGGGTGAGAAGGGCAAGACGGTGGGGAAGGTCATCACCGGGGGCGCGGACGCGGCGAAGGAAGCGGCACGCGCCGAGGCGGAAAAACGTCAGCGTGAGGCGGAGGAGCGGGCCCGGCAGGAAGCGGAGGCCGCACGCAAGAGGGCCGAGGAGGAAGCGAAGAAGCGCCTCAAGGGCATCTTCAAGAAGTAA
- a CDS encoding alpha/beta hydrolase family protein, protein MELQIDAHRIVEKARAAGVRTHLEVWPEMIHDFQTFGEGFPEAVRGTAKLCEHLRGLLDEGGPHPE, encoded by the coding sequence GTGGAGCTTCAAATCGACGCACACCGCATCGTCGAGAAGGCGCGGGCCGCGGGCGTCCGGACGCACCTGGAGGTGTGGCCGGAGATGATCCACGACTTCCAGACCTTCGGTGAGGGCTTCCCCGAGGCCGTGCGCGGCACCGCGAAGCTCTGCGAGCACCTCCGCGGACTCCTGGATGAAGGCGGACCGCACCCGGAGTAG
- a CDS encoding NAD(P)/FAD-dependent oxidoreductase, with protein MSEAMTPHVCKDPVMVPVAREPGTERHRVVIIGGGTAGISVAARLAHAGQKDVAVLEPSTHHYYQPLWTLVGAGEARVEDTIRDEAHYIPKGVTWIRDWAEEVDPIARVVSTRGGKRISYDFLVVAPGIQLDWGKVKGLREALEERPNVSSNYDVRYAPKTWEMIRGFQGGTALFTHPATPVKCAGAPQKIMYLAADHFRKRGILEASKVIFASAGKVIFGVKEFAAVLEQVVKRYGIDTSFQHDLVEVRGDRNEAVFKRALADGGTEEVVIPYGILHVCPPQSAPDFIKRSPLAWQDGGTKGWVKANKYTLQHPDYPEVFALGDASDLPTSRTGAAIRKQAPVLVENLLAVMAGRAPTAKYDGYASCPLTTGYGRLLLAEFDYDGKPTPSIPLIDTLKERHDMWLLKKYGLPKLYWQLMLRGRA; from the coding sequence ATGAGCGAGGCGATGACTCCGCACGTCTGCAAGGATCCGGTGATGGTGCCAGTGGCGCGGGAGCCGGGCACCGAGCGGCACCGGGTCGTCATCATCGGAGGAGGCACGGCCGGCATCAGCGTGGCGGCGCGTCTGGCGCACGCCGGGCAGAAGGACGTGGCCGTGCTGGAGCCCAGCACGCACCACTACTACCAGCCGCTCTGGACGCTGGTGGGCGCCGGCGAGGCCCGCGTCGAGGACACCATCCGCGACGAGGCCCACTACATCCCCAAGGGCGTGACGTGGATCCGCGACTGGGCCGAGGAGGTGGATCCGATCGCCCGGGTGGTGAGCACCCGGGGAGGAAAGCGGATCAGCTATGACTTCCTGGTGGTGGCGCCCGGCATCCAGCTCGACTGGGGCAAGGTGAAGGGCCTGCGCGAGGCGCTGGAGGAGCGGCCCAATGTCTCCAGCAACTACGACGTGCGCTACGCGCCCAAGACGTGGGAGATGATCCGCGGCTTCCAGGGAGGCACGGCCCTCTTCACGCACCCGGCCACCCCGGTGAAGTGCGCGGGCGCGCCGCAGAAGATCATGTACCTGGCCGCGGACCACTTCCGGAAGCGAGGCATCCTCGAAGCCTCGAAGGTCATCTTCGCCTCGGCGGGCAAGGTCATCTTCGGCGTGAAGGAGTTCGCCGCGGTGCTCGAGCAGGTGGTGAAGCGCTACGGCATCGACACGAGCTTCCAGCACGACCTCGTCGAGGTGCGCGGGGACAGGAACGAGGCCGTCTTCAAGCGCGCGCTGGCGGACGGGGGCACCGAGGAGGTGGTCATCCCCTACGGCATCCTCCACGTGTGCCCACCGCAGAGCGCGCCGGACTTCATCAAGCGCAGCCCGCTGGCCTGGCAGGACGGAGGCACGAAGGGCTGGGTGAAGGCGAACAAGTACACGCTGCAGCACCCGGACTACCCGGAGGTGTTCGCCCTGGGAGATGCGTCGGATCTCCCCACCTCGCGCACCGGCGCCGCCATCCGCAAGCAGGCCCCCGTGCTGGTGGAGAACCTGCTCGCCGTCATGGCCGGCCGCGCCCCCACCGCGAAGTACGACGGGTACGCATCCTGCCCGCTCACCACCGGCTATGGCCGGCTGCTGCTCGCCGAGTTCGATTACGACGGCAAGCCCACGCCCAGCATCCCGCTCATCGACACCCTCAAGGAGCGGCATGACATGTGGCTGCTCAAGAAGTACGGGTTGCCGAAGCTCTACTGGCAACTGATGCTGCGCGGGCGCGCGTAG